One window from the genome of Molothrus ater isolate BHLD 08-10-18 breed brown headed cowbird chromosome 5, BPBGC_Mater_1.1, whole genome shotgun sequence encodes:
- the MGST1 gene encoding microsomal glutathione S-transferase 1, producing MAKSTQLIDNEVFRAYATYTAIVLLKMMLMSLITAYFRITRKAFVNPEDTASFGKGESAKKFLRTDPDVERVRRGHLNDLENIVPFVGIGLLYALSGPELSTALLHFRIFVGARIFHTFAYLIPLPQPGRGLSWAVGYSVTFSMAYRVLKTAWLL from the exons ATGGCCAAATCGACTCAGTTAATTGACAATGAAGTCTTCCGGGCTTACGCTACTTACACAGCCATTGTTCTTCTGAAGATGATGCTAATGAGTCTGATAACAGCATACTTCAGGATCACAAGGAAG GCATTTGTCAACCCAGAAGATACAGCATCATTTGGAAAAGGGGAGAGTGCTAAGAAATTCCTGAGGACTGATCCAGATGTTGAACGTGTACGCAG AGGCCACCTGAATGACCTGGAGAACATTGTCCCATTTGTTGGCATTGGACTGCTGTATGCTCTGAGTGGCCCTGAGCTGTCCACGGCCCTGCTGCACTTCAGGATCTTTGTAGGGGCTAGGATCTTTCACACTTTTGCATACTTGATCCctcttccccagcctggcagaggtttGTCTTGGGCAGTTGGCTACTCAGTGACCTTCTCCATGGCCTACAGAGTCCTGAAGACAGCGTGGCTCCTGTAG